From the genome of Desmodus rotundus isolate HL8 chromosome 2, HLdesRot8A.1, whole genome shotgun sequence, one region includes:
- the ORMDL1 gene encoding ORM1-like protein 1, whose amino-acid sequence MNVGVAHSEVNPNTRVMNSRGMWLTYALGVGLLHIVLLSIPFFSVPVAWTLTNVIHNLGMYVFLHAVKGTPFETPDQGKARLLTHWEQLDYGVQFTSSRKFFTISPIILYFLASFYTKYDPTHFILNTASLLSVLIPKMPQLHGVRIFGINKY is encoded by the exons ATGAATGTTGGAGTTGCCCACAGTGAGGTGAATCCAAATACCCGGGTAATGAACAGCCGGGGTATGTGGCTGACATATGCCCTGGGAGTTGGCTTGCTTCATATTGTCTTACTCAGTATTCCCTTCTTCAGTGTTCCTGTTGCATGGACCTTAACAAATGTTATACATAATCTG GGGATGTATGTGTTTTTGCATGCTGTAAAAGGAACACCTTTTGAGACTCCTGACCAGGGAAAAGCAAGGCTCCTAACTCATTGGGAACAACTAGACTATGGAGTACAGTTTACATCTTCACGGAAGTTTTTCACAATTTCTCCAATAATTCT ATATTTTCTGGCAAGTTTCTATACGAAGTATGATCCAACTCACTTCATCCTAAACACAGCTTCTCTCCTGAGTGTGCTAATCCCCAAAATGCCACAGCTACATGGTGTTCGGATCTTTGGAATTAACAAGTATTGA